The proteins below are encoded in one region of Saccopteryx leptura isolate mSacLep1 chromosome 1, mSacLep1_pri_phased_curated, whole genome shotgun sequence:
- the THRSP gene encoding thyroid hormone-inducible hepatic protein codes for MQVLAKRYPRNCLLAAMDRYSAVVHNMEQEVLLPSLLRDVQLSAHGHQAQAGAPDLYNYFTMLKAICVDVDHGLLPREEWQVKMAGGKAIKAENEAAEAEEEEEEVLGQLNLEAQFHLHLSGLHHILTHLTLKAEEVTRIYKEITGHVGLRL; via the coding sequence ATGCAGGTGCTAGCCAAGCGCTACCCCAGGAACTGCCTGCTGGCCGCCATGGACAGGTACTCCGCCGTGGTGCACAACATGGAGCAGGAGGTGCTGCTCCCCAGCCTGCTGCGGGACGTGCAGCTGAGTGCGCATGGGCACCAGGCCCAGGCTGGAGCTCCCGATCTCTACAACTACTTCACCATGCTCAAGGCCATCTGTGTGGATGTGGACCACGGGCTGCTGCCCCGGGAGGAGTGGCAGGTCAAGATGGCAGGTGGTAAAGCCATTAAGGCTGAGAATGAAGCTGCAGAAgctgaagaggaagaggaagaggtctTGGGGCAGCTGAATCTAGAAGCCCAGTTCCATCTGCACTTGTCCGGCCTTCATCACATCCTCACCCACCTCACCTTGAAAGCCGAGGAGGTGACACGGATATACAAGGAGATAACGGGACATGTAGGCCTCAGACTCTAA
- the NDUFC2 gene encoding NADH dehydrogenase [ubiquinone] 1 subunit C2 yields MMSGRPGRVPLQFLPDEARSLPPPKLTDPRLAYIGFLGYCSGLLDNAIRQRPVMLTGLHRQLLYVTSFVFVGYYLLKRQDYMYSLRDHDMFAYMKAHPEDFPDKDKKTYAEILEEFHPVR; encoded by the exons ATGATGAGCGGACGGCCGGGCCGAGTGCCCTTGCAGTTCCTGCCGGATGAGGCCCGGAGCCTGCCCCCGCCCAAGCTGACTGACCCGCGGCTCGCCTACATCGGCTTCCTGGGCTATTGCTCGGGGCTGCTTGATAACGCGATCCGGCAAAGGCCGGTGATGTTGACCG GTTTGCATCGCCAGCTTCTATATGTtacttcctttgtttttgttggaTATTATCTTTTAAAACGTCAAGATTATATGTATTCTCTGAGGGACCATGATATGTTTGCATACATGAAAGCACATCCAGAGGATTTTCCTGATAAAG ataagaaaacttatGCAGAAATTCTCGAAGAATTCCATCCAGTGCGTTAA